A DNA window from Timaviella obliquedivisa GSE-PSE-MK23-08B contains the following coding sequences:
- a CDS encoding URC4/urg3 family protein, whose protein sequence is MHPSIAYLRSPQGIRDRCGQIFALATANQLQHFHLDLTQLDRTADYVIEVMRATYPTLQIPFHSRWRHFEAGGISRSALLNQHLAKLNPLEKAQAKFDLVIPSVLLDAGAGTGWQYLEASTGQTFQRSEGLGVASFHLFLQSAFSSIPHALQTDAAGLQNLTEATLIEGFQVSDRNSLVGMAGRLKLMQRLGNVLSQSPHLFSGEQPGKQPRLGYLVNYLVARALQDTRKGSQSNQLEAQQVFEAVLEGFSEIWEGRIRLDNINMGDVWLHSALPDRGVGSQIVPFHKLSQWLTYSLLEPLQELGLEITHLDKLTGLSEYRNGGLCMDLGLLQPKHSGVLQETHSPDSEVIVEWRSLTVILLDRIAETIRQKLGMDAQSLPLVKVLEGGTWAAGRKIAAELRPRGAPPIQIISDGTVF, encoded by the coding sequence ATGCATCCCTCGATCGCCTACCTTCGCTCTCCTCAAGGCATCCGCGATCGCTGCGGTCAAATTTTTGCCCTCGCTACTGCCAACCAACTTCAACATTTCCATCTCGATCTAACACAACTCGATCGCACCGCAGACTACGTCATTGAAGTGATGCGAGCGACATATCCAACCCTACAAATTCCCTTTCACAGCCGTTGGCGACATTTTGAAGCAGGTGGCATTTCTCGCTCTGCGCTGTTGAATCAGCACCTTGCAAAATTAAACCCTCTAGAAAAAGCCCAAGCAAAGTTTGACCTCGTTATTCCTAGCGTTCTCCTAGATGCAGGCGCAGGTACAGGTTGGCAGTACTTAGAAGCGTCAACCGGACAAACGTTTCAACGTTCCGAAGGATTAGGCGTTGCCAGCTTTCATCTGTTTCTACAAAGTGCGTTCTCTAGCATTCCTCACGCCTTACAAACTGATGCAGCCGGATTACAAAATCTTACAGAAGCCACGTTAATAGAAGGATTTCAAGTCAGCGATCGCAATTCTTTAGTGGGGATGGCGGGACGACTCAAGCTGATGCAACGTTTGGGCAACGTTTTATCCCAATCGCCCCATTTGTTTTCTGGAGAACAGCCAGGGAAACAGCCCCGACTAGGGTATTTAGTCAATTATTTAGTAGCGCGCGCGCTTCAAGATACCCGCAAGGGGTCGCAGTCCAATCAACTAGAGGCGCAACAGGTTTTTGAGGCAGTTCTTGAAGGATTTAGCGAGATTTGGGAAGGTCGGATCAGGCTAGACAATATCAATATGGGCGATGTTTGGCTTCACTCTGCCTTGCCCGATCGCGGCGTTGGCTCTCAGATTGTGCCGTTCCATAAACTCTCCCAATGGCTGACTTACTCTTTGCTAGAGCCTTTGCAAGAATTGGGCTTAGAAATTACTCACTTGGATAAATTGACAGGATTATCGGAGTATCGTAATGGCGGTTTATGCATGGATTTAGGACTGTTGCAACCCAAGCATTCGGGCGTATTGCAAGAAACACACTCACCCGATTCAGAAGTGATTGTAGAGTGGCGATCGTTGACGGTGATTTTGCTCGATCGCATTGCCGAAACAATTCGCCAAAAGCTAGGAATGGATGCCCAATCTTTACCACTAGTAAAAGTCCTAGAAGGCGGCACCTGGGCAGCAGGGCGTAAAATAGCGGCGGAGCTAAGACCTAGAGGCGCTCCGCCAATTCAAATTATTAGCGATGGAACAGTTTTCTAG
- a CDS encoding GTP cyclohydrolase II: MTDISIQPNPEPTRSKHVILTSHQNKGAKPVVPIRWGATDPGDRGPVIGSLRSAKHRNVIGSHAGSYGVYRALAVASGVLDPMHKADLTDTSPIVPLGPHPSWSDPSKIVSLDPFGAIAGKLFGSHYSEDYDILPTIAITKAHICIPELKQEIDQGRLKVDGKILKADGNLVVTKASIDPVWYLPGIAQRLGIEEWDLRRALFQQTGGMFPELVTRPDLHVFLPPIGGTTVYIVGDEGAIADPTQPLAVRVHDECNGSDVFGSDICTCRPYLVHGIEVCIETAQAGGAGVIVYCRKEGRALGEVTKFLVYNARKRQEGGDRADAYFLRTECVAGVQDMRFQELMPDVLHWLGITKIDRLVSMSNLKYNAITHSGIEVVQRIAIPPELIPADAQVEIEAKKASGYYSEDEVMVAAELAEVKGRDY, from the coding sequence ATGACAGATATTTCCATCCAGCCTAATCCAGAGCCAACTCGCTCGAAGCACGTTATCTTAACATCTCACCAAAATAAGGGTGCTAAGCCCGTTGTGCCTATTCGTTGGGGAGCGACAGATCCGGGCGATCGCGGTCCTGTCATTGGCTCTCTGCGCAGCGCCAAGCACCGCAATGTGATTGGCTCCCATGCTGGCTCCTACGGGGTTTATCGAGCTTTAGCAGTCGCCAGCGGCGTGCTTGATCCCATGCACAAGGCAGACTTAACCGATACGTCTCCCATTGTGCCGCTGGGGCCTCATCCCAGTTGGAGTGACCCTAGCAAAATTGTTTCCCTTGACCCCTTTGGGGCGATCGCGGGTAAGTTGTTTGGCTCTCACTACTCTGAAGACTATGACATTCTGCCGACTATCGCTATCACGAAGGCGCACATTTGTATTCCCGAACTCAAGCAAGAAATTGACCAAGGACGTTTAAAAGTCGATGGCAAAATCCTCAAAGCCGACGGTAATTTAGTAGTCACTAAAGCGTCAATTGATCCGGTTTGGTACTTGCCTGGAATCGCTCAGCGCCTTGGCATTGAGGAGTGGGATCTGCGGCGGGCGCTGTTCCAACAAACGGGCGGCATGTTCCCTGAACTGGTTACCCGCCCTGATCTGCATGTGTTTCTGCCACCTATTGGCGGAACGACTGTCTATATTGTGGGAGATGAAGGAGCGATCGCTGATCCTACCCAGCCCTTAGCAGTGCGAGTTCATGATGAATGCAACGGCTCGGATGTGTTTGGCTCAGACATTTGCACCTGTCGTCCTTATTTAGTTCACGGCATTGAAGTCTGTATTGAAACGGCGCAAGCGGGAGGCGCAGGGGTGATTGTTTACTGTCGCAAAGAAGGACGGGCATTAGGAGAAGTCACCAAATTCCTCGTCTACAATGCCCGTAAGCGTCAGGAAGGAGGCGATCGCGCTGATGCTTACTTCCTGCGCACCGAATGCGTGGCGGGGGTGCAAGATATGCGCTTCCAGGAGCTAATGCCCGATGTGTTGCACTGGCTGGGTATTACCAAAATCGATCGCCTTGTTTCGATGAGTAACCTGAAGTACAACGCCATTACCCATTCTGGAATTGAGGTCGTGCAGCGAATTGCCATTCCACCTGAATTAATTCCTGCCGATGCTCAAGTCGAAATTGAAGCGAAAAAAGCATCAGGTTATTACTCTGAAGATGAGGTGATGGTGGCGGCAGAACTAGCAGAAGTCAAGGGAAGGGATTACTAA
- a CDS encoding HEAT repeat domain-containing protein: protein MAKSKKQEELLASLAEVRNDPTSEAGIAVLRQILSSKFSIAIAQAAKVIGEAEVRSLIPELAAAFSKFMTNGAETDPSCKAKQRIAEALYRMDYSEESLFLGGIHFVQKEPGWGSPTDTAAALRGTCALGLVRMNYVDVMSELADLLADAESEARIGAIRAIAYTAHPQAVPLLRFKARMGDEDPQVVSECFTGLMSLAPQPSLPLIASFLDKSPEISEMAALALGESRQPEAFEILRQWWQRTTMTELRLTGLLAIAMLRQDHALDFLLTLVATGNQRDRDGAIGALKMYQSDAILWQRVQQAMAGDASNP from the coding sequence ATGGCAAAGTCAAAAAAACAAGAAGAGTTGCTGGCTAGCTTGGCTGAAGTGCGGAATGATCCCACATCGGAGGCTGGCATAGCGGTTTTGCGTCAGATCCTGAGTAGCAAATTTTCGATCGCCATTGCCCAAGCTGCGAAGGTAATTGGAGAAGCTGAAGTGCGATCGCTGATTCCAGAATTAGCTGCTGCATTCTCCAAGTTTATGACAAACGGGGCAGAAACAGATCCGAGTTGCAAAGCGAAACAACGGATTGCCGAAGCCCTATACCGCATGGATTATTCTGAAGAATCGCTGTTTCTTGGGGGCATTCATTTTGTACAAAAGGAGCCAGGCTGGGGTAGCCCAACCGATACGGCTGCCGCACTACGAGGCACCTGTGCCCTAGGCTTGGTACGGATGAATTATGTTGATGTGATGAGCGAATTAGCAGATTTGTTAGCCGATGCCGAATCAGAGGCGCGGATTGGGGCAATTCGGGCGATCGCCTACACCGCCCATCCTCAAGCTGTGCCACTGCTGCGATTTAAGGCTCGAATGGGCGACGAAGATCCACAGGTTGTATCCGAATGTTTTACGGGGCTGATGAGTTTAGCGCCTCAACCCTCTCTACCATTAATCGCTAGTTTTTTAGACAAATCTCCCGAAATTAGCGAGATGGCAGCATTGGCTTTAGGCGAATCGCGGCAGCCTGAAGCGTTTGAGATTTTGCGGCAGTGGTGGCAGCGCACAACAATGACAGAGTTGCGGTTAACGGGTTTACTGGCGATCGCTATGTTGCGGCAAGATCATGCTTTAGATTTTCTGTTAACGCTAGTTGCAACGGGAAATCAGCGCGATCGGGATGGGGCGATCGGGGCGCTCAAAATGTATCAATCAGATGCTATTCTCTGGCAACGGGTACAGCAAGCCATGGCAGGAGACGCATCTAACCCATGA
- a CDS encoding XisI protein — MDKLNHYRQVVQQILTEHGQIKPAYGEIEMGVLFNLERDRYQVIRTGWLQKRRVYGALIHIDLNGGKIWIQYDGTEVGVANELTEQGITKEDIVLAYHSPFMRQYNGFAVS; from the coding sequence ATGGATAAGCTGAATCACTATCGCCAAGTTGTTCAACAAATCCTCACTGAACACGGCCAGATCAAGCCTGCCTATGGTGAGATCGAAATGGGAGTTTTGTTTAACCTAGAGCGCGATCGCTACCAAGTCATCCGTACAGGATGGCTGCAAAAAAGGCGCGTGTACGGTGCGCTAATTCACATCGACCTGAACGGAGGGAAAATCTGGATTCAATATGACGGCACAGAAGTGGGTGTTGCCAATGAACTCACCGAACAAGGAATTACCAAGGAAGATATTGTCTTGGCATATCACTCGCCTTTCATGCGCCAATATAATGGCTTTGCTGTGAGCTAA
- a CDS encoding helix-turn-helix domain-containing protein → MDIRGLVKEPLGQSICGDSTQGIEVLHETIMDDEHQTLLATTTKFEFVEVRVKSQSSSETLVAIIFSTGNESKAIFRVFEDAKQGSIRNVRFRLNTAIPERILNAWKLGAEQDLIAYAAVSDKGLCILDCALNILTIPFDAMSALNSLPWSERQNFELDADGSYLYWAFTDTHLDLDSFKISVDPDLKTKLNAENLLYDERFGKAIATVRKNLKLKQTDIEGVSARHIGRIEKGARPKLETLKLLAKGHGVEINDYIERVAQAMAKIYP, encoded by the coding sequence ATGGACATTAGAGGGCTAGTGAAAGAACCTTTAGGACAAAGCATCTGCGGCGATTCTACCCAAGGTATCGAAGTCCTGCATGAGACCATCATGGATGATGAACACCAAACTCTACTTGCCACAACAACTAAATTTGAGTTTGTAGAAGTTCGTGTCAAAAGCCAGAGTTCATCAGAAACTTTAGTAGCGATTATTTTTTCGACAGGAAATGAGTCGAAAGCAATATTTCGCGTCTTTGAAGATGCGAAGCAAGGATCAATTCGCAATGTGCGCTTTCGGCTAAATACTGCTATCCCAGAGCGCATCTTGAATGCTTGGAAGCTTGGAGCAGAACAAGATCTGATTGCCTATGCGGCGGTTTCTGACAAAGGGTTGTGCATCTTGGATTGTGCTTTGAATATTTTGACTATTCCTTTCGATGCAATGTCTGCTTTGAACTCTCTTCCCTGGTCTGAGCGACAAAACTTTGAACTTGATGCAGATGGCAGCTACCTTTACTGGGCATTTACAGATACTCATCTTGACCTTGATTCCTTCAAAATATCTGTAGATCCAGACTTAAAAACTAAGCTGAATGCTGAAAATCTTCTCTATGATGAACGGTTTGGCAAAGCGATCGCCACAGTTAGAAAAAATCTAAAGCTCAAACAAACTGATATTGAGGGCGTGTCTGCTAGACATATCGGACGGATAGAAAAAGGAGCACGTCCTAAACTGGAAACTCTCAAGTTGTTGGCAAAAGGGCATGGAGTGGAAATTAATGACTATATAGAAAGGGTTGCTCAAGCCATGGCTAAAATTTATCCATAA
- the upp gene encoding uracil phosphoribosyltransferase — protein MASEVFVIRHPLVQHKLTLMRQQETDTQNFRRLLKETSLLLAYEVTRDLPLKYEMIQTPVAPMKAPMLADKRMVIVSIMRAGQGLLDGMMELLPTAKVGHIGLYREPGTLMTVEYYFKLPIDVEQRDMVVVDPMLATGNSAVAAIDRLKESNPASIKFVCLLAAPEGIQHFHEQHPDVPLYTAAIDERLDEHGYIVPGLGDAGDRLFGTQ, from the coding sequence ATGGCATCTGAAGTATTTGTAATCCGTCATCCCCTAGTGCAGCACAAGCTAACGTTGATGCGTCAGCAAGAAACAGACACGCAGAATTTTCGGAGGCTTTTGAAGGAAACTTCTTTGCTTTTGGCTTACGAAGTAACCCGCGACTTACCGCTTAAGTACGAAATGATTCAAACTCCGGTTGCTCCCATGAAAGCACCGATGTTAGCAGACAAAAGGATGGTGATTGTGTCTATCATGCGGGCAGGACAAGGCTTGCTAGACGGAATGATGGAGCTATTGCCAACTGCCAAGGTCGGACACATTGGGCTATACCGTGAACCGGGCACCCTAATGACGGTAGAGTATTATTTTAAGCTACCTATTGATGTGGAGCAGCGGGACATGGTGGTGGTTGATCCGATGCTGGCAACTGGCAACTCAGCAGTAGCCGCGATCGATCGCCTTAAAGAATCCAATCCAGCCTCTATCAAATTTGTCTGTTTATTAGCTGCTCCAGAAGGCATCCAGCATTTTCACGAACAGCACCCCGACGTTCCCCTCTACACCGCCGCCATTGATGAACGCCTGGATGAACACGGTTATATTGTCCCAGGATTGGGAGACGCAGGCGATCGCTTATTTGGTACGCAATAA
- a CDS encoding Uma2 family endonuclease, whose translation MTTQLLSPLHAKPANLIHHVSWQQLEEIDRALSILGRFKLAYLDETLEIMPLSDEHEEFKSTIGLLLDAYMRAAKIRFYKRGSPTLGTPEIGARGEPDESYNLDTRKPYPDLVVEVVRTSGGIDKLEIYRRMGVLEVWFWEDGVLSIYQLNNIESVIGYQKVSRSRLLPSLPLETFLRYVTYHDQYDAVTEFLAEIGR comes from the coding sequence ATGACAACGCAACTTTTAAGTCCGCTTCATGCCAAACCCGCAAACCTGATTCACCATGTTTCCTGGCAACAGCTCGAGGAAATCGATCGAGCGCTCAGCATTTTGGGCAGATTCAAGCTTGCCTATTTGGATGAAACTTTAGAAATAATGCCTCTTTCAGACGAACACGAAGAATTCAAATCTACTATCGGGCTTCTTCTTGATGCTTACATGAGAGCCGCAAAAATTCGCTTTTACAAACGTGGGAGTCCGACCCTGGGTACTCCAGAGATAGGAGCTAGAGGAGAACCTGACGAATCCTATAATCTTGATACGCGAAAACCCTATCCTGACTTAGTTGTAGAAGTCGTCAGAACGAGCGGCGGAATAGATAAGCTGGAAATCTACCGACGAATGGGCGTTCTCGAAGTTTGGTTTTGGGAGGATGGCGTACTCAGTATCTACCAATTAAACAACATTGAGTCAGTCATAGGCTATCAGAAAGTTTCAAGGAGTAGACTGCTGCCCAGTCTGCCCCTTGAAACTTTTCTGCGCTATGTGACTTATCACGATCAATATGACGCGGTGACAGAGTTTCTTGCCGAGATAGGACGCTAA
- a CDS encoding polyphosphate kinase 2 family protein: MNHKPLIVKPGATISLKDYDPKYTGEFKDKTEAQAKLQTDTGRIGAYQNVLYAQNTYALLLIFQAMDAAGKDSTIKHVMSGVNPQGCQVFSFKAPSTEELDHDYLWRSFKALPERGRIGIFNRSYYEEVLAVRVHPEILATQKLPHLPKGDPSGIGKAARIWQQRFEEINNFEKYLDNNGIVVLKFFLNVSKDEQKKRFLERINIPEKNWKFSLSDLEVRQFWDDYMYAYEEVLSYTSTDHAPWHVIPADRKWFTRLAVADIVCTKLEELNLQYPQMNPEHLQELLRVKAILENE, from the coding sequence ATGAATCACAAACCTTTGATCGTTAAACCCGGCGCAACTATCTCTCTCAAAGATTATGACCCCAAGTATACGGGCGAATTTAAAGATAAGACCGAGGCTCAAGCCAAGCTCCAAACAGATACAGGACGGATTGGTGCTTATCAAAATGTGCTGTATGCCCAAAATACCTATGCGCTACTGCTAATTTTTCAGGCAATGGATGCAGCGGGCAAAGATAGTACCATTAAGCACGTTATGTCTGGCGTGAACCCACAGGGCTGTCAGGTGTTTAGCTTCAAAGCACCTTCAACAGAGGAATTGGATCATGATTATTTATGGCGATCGTTTAAAGCATTGCCGGAACGGGGGCGCATTGGCATTTTTAACCGTTCTTACTACGAGGAAGTTTTAGCGGTACGGGTTCATCCTGAAATCTTGGCTACACAGAAGTTGCCCCATTTGCCGAAAGGCGACCCTTCCGGTATCGGCAAAGCCGCGCGCATTTGGCAGCAACGGTTTGAGGAAATCAACAACTTTGAAAAATACTTAGATAATAACGGAATCGTTGTTCTTAAATTCTTCCTCAATGTCTCTAAGGATGAACAGAAAAAGCGATTTCTAGAACGCATTAATATCCCTGAAAAGAACTGGAAATTTTCCCTCAGCGATCTTGAAGTTCGACAATTTTGGGATGATTATATGTATGCCTATGAGGAGGTACTTAGCTACACCAGTACTGATCATGCACCCTGGCACGTGATTCCAGCCGACCGCAAATGGTTTACTCGCTTGGCAGTTGCTGATATTGTTTGTACAAAATTAGAAGAACTGAATTTACAATATCCTCAGATGAATCCAGAACATTTGCAGGAGCTTTTGCGGGTTAAAGCGATTTTGGAGAATGAATAG
- the hisC gene encoding histidinol-phosphate transaminase — protein sequence MSYFRPTVDAMNGYVPGEQPKPGTPIIKLNTNENPYPPSPKAMAVLQNLDGEWLRRYPDPFAREFCSAVSDVLGVPADWVIVGNGSDDVLNVLVRACAEGSDRPIVYPMPTYVLYRTLAEIQPANTVEIPYSENFELPIDALVAAQAAITFIASPNSPSGHTVPLDQLRELAARVKGVLAVDEAYVDFAEGSALSLVQEFENVIVLRTLSKGYSLAGLRMGFGVANPKLLAGLFKVKDSYNLDAIAIQVGAAAMRDQTYKNACATKVKGDRAQMMIDLKQLGFEMRPSHGNFLLATVPSGSHAESLYLGLKERGILVRYFNQPGLADKLRITVGTAEQNQILLEALVSLLQ from the coding sequence ATGAGTTACTTCCGCCCCACAGTTGATGCCATGAATGGCTACGTTCCTGGAGAACAACCCAAACCGGGCACACCCATCATTAAACTCAACACCAATGAGAATCCTTATCCGCCCTCGCCCAAAGCTATGGCGGTTCTGCAAAACCTGGATGGCGAATGGCTGCGACGATACCCCGATCCGTTTGCGCGGGAGTTTTGTAGTGCAGTGAGTGATGTGTTGGGTGTTCCTGCCGATTGGGTAATAGTAGGAAATGGCAGTGATGATGTGTTGAATGTGTTGGTGCGCGCTTGTGCCGAGGGGAGCGATCGCCCCATTGTCTATCCCATGCCCACCTACGTTCTTTACCGCACGCTAGCAGAAATTCAGCCCGCAAACACGGTAGAAATTCCCTACAGCGAAAACTTTGAACTGCCCATTGATGCCCTCGTTGCCGCCCAAGCCGCCATTACGTTCATCGCATCGCCTAATAGTCCATCGGGGCACACGGTGCCGCTCGATCAACTACGTGAATTAGCAGCGCGGGTGAAGGGAGTGTTGGCAGTAGATGAAGCCTATGTAGATTTTGCTGAAGGTTCAGCGTTGTCGCTCGTGCAAGAATTTGAGAATGTGATCGTACTGCGGACACTTTCAAAAGGCTATTCGCTGGCGGGTTTGCGGATGGGCTTTGGAGTGGCAAATCCCAAGCTATTAGCAGGTTTATTTAAGGTAAAAGATAGTTATAACCTTGATGCGATCGCCATTCAGGTCGGCGCTGCCGCCATGCGCGACCAGACGTATAAAAATGCATGTGCGACAAAAGTAAAGGGCGATCGGGCTCAGATGATGATTGATCTCAAGCAGCTTGGGTTTGAAATGCGTCCCTCCCACGGTAATTTTTTGCTGGCAACTGTGCCTTCTGGCAGTCATGCCGAAAGCCTCTATTTAGGGCTAAAGGAACGAGGAATTTTGGTGCGCTACTTCAACCAACCTGGGCTAGCAGATAAGCTGCGCATTACTGTAGGAACAGCGGAACAGAATCAGATTTTGTTGGAAGCATTGGTGAGTTTGTTGCAATAA
- a CDS encoding MBL fold metallo-hydrolase has translation MNVDLSRRSFLKTAALAAIATSLPVAFYSVAKAQTPPRNPGFYRFKVGEFNLATISDGVLAAPAALFAGNATPEQLQAVLKEGFQSETLTPDCNILFINTGSHKVLIDSGSGNLNGATAGKLIENLASVQIAPTDIDTIIITHAHGDHVGGLTDPMGTLLFPNAQYYVSNTEWQFWMNPRVSLPKVKLPDEAKKGAIATAKKQLTSIQGRVTRFEMNEEIIPGITAIPTPGHTAGHVAIQITSGESTLIHTADVVHISTINLWNPSWKPVFDADPEQAAATRQSTLAKIASDRTLMFAYHFPFPGIGHITPREAGGFNWKPVNWQFES, from the coding sequence ATGAATGTAGATCTCTCTCGTCGGTCTTTTCTAAAAACAGCAGCACTCGCTGCGATCGCCACTTCTCTCCCCGTTGCATTCTACTCTGTTGCCAAAGCTCAAACGCCGCCCCGTAACCCCGGTTTTTATCGGTTTAAAGTAGGCGAGTTTAACCTAGCAACTATTAGCGATGGCGTTTTGGCGGCTCCGGCAGCACTCTTTGCAGGCAACGCTACCCCCGAACAATTGCAGGCGGTCTTGAAGGAGGGCTTTCAATCAGAAACATTAACACCCGACTGCAATATTCTGTTTATCAATACGGGTAGTCATAAAGTTTTGATTGATAGCGGCAGCGGCAATCTAAACGGGGCAACGGCGGGTAAGTTGATTGAAAATTTGGCATCAGTTCAAATTGCGCCCACGGATATTGATACCATCATCATTACCCACGCCCACGGCGATCATGTGGGTGGCTTGACCGATCCGATGGGCACTCTGTTGTTTCCTAATGCCCAGTATTACGTGTCCAATACTGAATGGCAATTTTGGATGAATCCGAGAGTCAGCTTACCCAAAGTGAAGCTGCCTGATGAGGCGAAAAAGGGGGCGATTGCTACTGCCAAAAAGCAGTTGACCTCAATACAAGGACGGGTGACTCGTTTTGAAATGAACGAGGAAATTATTCCGGGGATCACGGCTATTCCAACACCCGGACATACGGCAGGTCATGTTGCTATTCAAATTACGTCAGGAGAATCAACCCTGATTCATACAGCAGACGTGGTGCATATCTCTACGATTAACTTGTGGAATCCTAGCTGGAAGCCAGTTTTTGATGCCGACCCAGAACAGGCAGCGGCAACGCGGCAGTCAACGCTGGCAAAAATTGCGAGCGATCGCACCCTCATGTTTGCGTACCACTTTCCGTTCCCTGGCATTGGGCACATTACACCCCGCGAGGCAGGCGGTTTTAATTGGAAGCCAGTTAATTGGCAGTTTGAGTCTTAG